From a region of the Pan paniscus chromosome 19, NHGRI_mPanPan1-v2.0_pri, whole genome shotgun sequence genome:
- the MMP28 gene encoding matrix metalloproteinase-28 isoform X1, whose protein sequence is MVARVGLLLRALQLLLWGHLDAQPAERGGQELRKEAEAFLEKYGYLNEQVPKAPTSTRFSDAIRAFQWVSQLPVSGVLDRATLRQMTRPRCGVTDTNSYAAWAERISDLFARHRTKMRRKKRFAKQGNKWYKQHLSYRLVNWPEHLPEPAVRGAVRAAFQLWSNVSALEFWEAPATGPADIRLTFFQGDHNDGLGNAFDGPGGALAHAFLPRRGEAHFDQDERWSLSRRRGRNLFVVLAHEIGHTLGLTHSPAPRALMAPYYKRLGRDALLSWDDVLAVQSLYGKPLGGSVAVQLPGKLFTDFETWDSHSPQGRRPETQGPKYCHSSFDAITVDRQQQLYIFKGSHFWEVAADGNVSEPRPLQERWVGLPPNIEAAAVSLNDGDFYFFKGGRCWRFRGPKPVWGLPQLCRAGGLPRHPDAALFFPPLRRLILFKGARYYVLARGGLQVEPYYPRSLQDWGGIPEEVSGALPRPDGSIIFFRDDRYWRLDQAKLRATTSGRWATELPWMGCWHANSGSALF, encoded by the exons GCATTCCTAGAGAAGTACGGATACCTCAATGAACAGGTCCCCAAAGCTCCCACCTCCACTCGATTCAGCGATGCCATCAG AGCGTTTCAGTGGGTGTCCCAGCTACCTGTCAGCGGCGTGTTGGACCGTGCCACCCTGCGCCAGATGACTCGTCCCCGCTGCGGGGTTACAGATACCAACAGTTATGCGGCCTGGGCTGAGAGGATCAGTGACTTGTTTGCTAGACACCGGACCAAAATGAGGCGTAAGAAACGCTTTGCAAAGCAAG GTAACAAATGGTACAAGCAGCACCTCTCCTACCGCCTGGTGAACTGGCCTGAGCATCTGCCGGAGCCGGCAGTTCGGGGCGCCGTGCGCGCCGCCTTCCAGTTGTGGAGCAACGTCTCAGCGCTGGAGTTCTGGGAGGCCCCAGCCACAGGCCCCGCTGACATCCGGCTCACCTTCTTCCAAGGGGACCACAACGATGGGCTGGGCAATGCCTTTGATGGCCCAG GGGGCGCCCTGGCGCACGCCTTCCTGCCCCGCCGCGGCGAAGCGCACTTCGACCAAGATGAGCGCTGGTCCCTGAGCCGCCGCCGCGGGCGCAACCTGTTCGTGGTGCTGGCGCACGAGATCGGTCACACGCTTGGCCTCACCCACTCGCCCGCGCCGCGCGCGCTCATGGCGCCCTACTACAAGAGGCTGGGCCGCGACGCGCTGCTCAGCTGGGACGACGTGCTGGCCGTGCAGAGCCTGTATG GGAAGCCCCTAGGGGGCTCAGTGGCCGTCCAGCTCCCAGGAAAGCTGTTCACTGACTTTGAGACCTGGGACTCCCACAGCCCCCAAGGAAGGCGCCCTGAAACGCAGGGCCCTAAATACTGCCACTCTTCCTTCGATGCCATCACTGTAG ACAGGCAACAGcaactgtacatttttaaagggaGCCATTTCTGGGAGGTGGCAGCTGATGGCAACGTCTCAGAACCCCGTCCACTGCAGGAAAGATGGGTCGGGCTGCCCCCCAACATTGAGGCTGCGGCAGTGTCATTGAATGATGGAGATTTCTACTTCTTCAAAG GGGGTCGATGCTGGAGGTTCCGGGGCCCCAAGCCAGTGTGGGGTCTCCCACAGCTGTGCCGGGCAGGGGGCCTGCCCCGCCATCCCGATGCCgccctcttcttccctcctctgcGCCGCCTCATCCTCTTCAAGGGTGCCCGCTACTACGTGCTGGCCCGAGGGGGACTGCAAGTGGAGCCCTACTACCCCCGAAGTCTGCAGGACTGGGGAGGCATCCCTGAGGAGGTCAGCGGCGCCCTGCCGAGGCCCGATGGCTCCATCATCTTCTTCCGAGATGACCGCTACTGGCGCCTCGACCAGGCCAAACTGCGGGCGACCACCTCGGGCCGCTGGGCCACCGAGCTGCCCTGGATGGGCTGCTGGCATGCCAACTCGGGGAGCGCCCTGTTCTGA
- the MMP28 gene encoding matrix metalloproteinase-28 isoform X3 — translation MVARVGLLLRALQLLLWGHLDAQPAERGGQELRKEAEAFLEKYGYLNEQVPKAPTSTRFSDAIRAFQWVSQLPVSGVLDRATLRQMTRPRCGVTDTNSYAAWAERISDLFARHRTKMRRKKRFAKQGGALAHAFLPRRGEAHFDQDERWSLSRRRGRNLFVVLAHEIGHTLGLTHSPAPRALMAPYYKRLGRDALLSWDDVLAVQSLYGKPLGGSVAVQLPGKLFTDFETWDSHSPQGRRPETQGPKYCHSSFDAITVDRQQQLYIFKGSHFWEVAADGNVSEPRPLQERWVGLPPNIEAAAVSLNDGDFYFFKGGRCWRFRGPKPVWGLPQLCRAGGLPRHPDAALFFPPLRRLILFKGARYYVLARGGLQVEPYYPRSLQDWGGIPEEVSGALPRPDGSIIFFRDDRYWRLDQAKLRATTSGRWATELPWMGCWHANSGSALF, via the exons GCATTCCTAGAGAAGTACGGATACCTCAATGAACAGGTCCCCAAAGCTCCCACCTCCACTCGATTCAGCGATGCCATCAG AGCGTTTCAGTGGGTGTCCCAGCTACCTGTCAGCGGCGTGTTGGACCGTGCCACCCTGCGCCAGATGACTCGTCCCCGCTGCGGGGTTACAGATACCAACAGTTATGCGGCCTGGGCTGAGAGGATCAGTGACTTGTTTGCTAGACACCGGACCAAAATGAGGCGTAAGAAACGCTTTGCAAAGCAAG GGGGCGCCCTGGCGCACGCCTTCCTGCCCCGCCGCGGCGAAGCGCACTTCGACCAAGATGAGCGCTGGTCCCTGAGCCGCCGCCGCGGGCGCAACCTGTTCGTGGTGCTGGCGCACGAGATCGGTCACACGCTTGGCCTCACCCACTCGCCCGCGCCGCGCGCGCTCATGGCGCCCTACTACAAGAGGCTGGGCCGCGACGCGCTGCTCAGCTGGGACGACGTGCTGGCCGTGCAGAGCCTGTATG GGAAGCCCCTAGGGGGCTCAGTGGCCGTCCAGCTCCCAGGAAAGCTGTTCACTGACTTTGAGACCTGGGACTCCCACAGCCCCCAAGGAAGGCGCCCTGAAACGCAGGGCCCTAAATACTGCCACTCTTCCTTCGATGCCATCACTGTAG ACAGGCAACAGcaactgtacatttttaaagggaGCCATTTCTGGGAGGTGGCAGCTGATGGCAACGTCTCAGAACCCCGTCCACTGCAGGAAAGATGGGTCGGGCTGCCCCCCAACATTGAGGCTGCGGCAGTGTCATTGAATGATGGAGATTTCTACTTCTTCAAAG GGGGTCGATGCTGGAGGTTCCGGGGCCCCAAGCCAGTGTGGGGTCTCCCACAGCTGTGCCGGGCAGGGGGCCTGCCCCGCCATCCCGATGCCgccctcttcttccctcctctgcGCCGCCTCATCCTCTTCAAGGGTGCCCGCTACTACGTGCTGGCCCGAGGGGGACTGCAAGTGGAGCCCTACTACCCCCGAAGTCTGCAGGACTGGGGAGGCATCCCTGAGGAGGTCAGCGGCGCCCTGCCGAGGCCCGATGGCTCCATCATCTTCTTCCGAGATGACCGCTACTGGCGCCTCGACCAGGCCAAACTGCGGGCGACCACCTCGGGCCGCTGGGCCACCGAGCTGCCCTGGATGGGCTGCTGGCATGCCAACTCGGGGAGCGCCCTGTTCTGA
- the MMP28 gene encoding matrix metalloproteinase-28 isoform X2 has translation MVARVGLLLRALQLLLWGHLDAQPAERGGQELRKEAEAFLEKYGYLNEQVPKAPTSTRFSDAIRAFQWVSQLPVSGVLDRATLRQMTRPRCGVTDTNSYAAWAERISDLFARHRTKMRRKKRFAKQGNKWYKQHLSYRLVNWPEHLPEPAVRGAVRAAFQLWSNVSALEFWEAPATGPADIRLTFFQGDHNDGLGNAFDGPGGALAHAFLPRRGEAHFDQDERWSLSRRRGRNLFVVLAHEIGHTLGLTHSPAPRALMAPYYKRLGRDALLSWDDVLAVQSLYDRQQQLYIFKGSHFWEVAADGNVSEPRPLQERWVGLPPNIEAAAVSLNDGDFYFFKGGRCWRFRGPKPVWGLPQLCRAGGLPRHPDAALFFPPLRRLILFKGARYYVLARGGLQVEPYYPRSLQDWGGIPEEVSGALPRPDGSIIFFRDDRYWRLDQAKLRATTSGRWATELPWMGCWHANSGSALF, from the exons GCATTCCTAGAGAAGTACGGATACCTCAATGAACAGGTCCCCAAAGCTCCCACCTCCACTCGATTCAGCGATGCCATCAG AGCGTTTCAGTGGGTGTCCCAGCTACCTGTCAGCGGCGTGTTGGACCGTGCCACCCTGCGCCAGATGACTCGTCCCCGCTGCGGGGTTACAGATACCAACAGTTATGCGGCCTGGGCTGAGAGGATCAGTGACTTGTTTGCTAGACACCGGACCAAAATGAGGCGTAAGAAACGCTTTGCAAAGCAAG GTAACAAATGGTACAAGCAGCACCTCTCCTACCGCCTGGTGAACTGGCCTGAGCATCTGCCGGAGCCGGCAGTTCGGGGCGCCGTGCGCGCCGCCTTCCAGTTGTGGAGCAACGTCTCAGCGCTGGAGTTCTGGGAGGCCCCAGCCACAGGCCCCGCTGACATCCGGCTCACCTTCTTCCAAGGGGACCACAACGATGGGCTGGGCAATGCCTTTGATGGCCCAG GGGGCGCCCTGGCGCACGCCTTCCTGCCCCGCCGCGGCGAAGCGCACTTCGACCAAGATGAGCGCTGGTCCCTGAGCCGCCGCCGCGGGCGCAACCTGTTCGTGGTGCTGGCGCACGAGATCGGTCACACGCTTGGCCTCACCCACTCGCCCGCGCCGCGCGCGCTCATGGCGCCCTACTACAAGAGGCTGGGCCGCGACGCGCTGCTCAGCTGGGACGACGTGCTGGCCGTGCAGAGCCTGTATG ACAGGCAACAGcaactgtacatttttaaagggaGCCATTTCTGGGAGGTGGCAGCTGATGGCAACGTCTCAGAACCCCGTCCACTGCAGGAAAGATGGGTCGGGCTGCCCCCCAACATTGAGGCTGCGGCAGTGTCATTGAATGATGGAGATTTCTACTTCTTCAAAG GGGGTCGATGCTGGAGGTTCCGGGGCCCCAAGCCAGTGTGGGGTCTCCCACAGCTGTGCCGGGCAGGGGGCCTGCCCCGCCATCCCGATGCCgccctcttcttccctcctctgcGCCGCCTCATCCTCTTCAAGGGTGCCCGCTACTACGTGCTGGCCCGAGGGGGACTGCAAGTGGAGCCCTACTACCCCCGAAGTCTGCAGGACTGGGGAGGCATCCCTGAGGAGGTCAGCGGCGCCCTGCCGAGGCCCGATGGCTCCATCATCTTCTTCCGAGATGACCGCTACTGGCGCCTCGACCAGGCCAAACTGCGGGCGACCACCTCGGGCCGCTGGGCCACCGAGCTGCCCTGGATGGGCTGCTGGCATGCCAACTCGGGGAGCGCCCTGTTCTGA
- the MMP28 gene encoding matrix metalloproteinase-28 isoform X4: MTRPRCGVTDTNSYAAWAERISDLFARHRTKMRRKKRFAKQGNKWYKQHLSYRLVNWPEHLPEPAVRGAVRAAFQLWSNVSALEFWEAPATGPADIRLTFFQGDHNDGLGNAFDGPGGALAHAFLPRRGEAHFDQDERWSLSRRRGRNLFVVLAHEIGHTLGLTHSPAPRALMAPYYKRLGRDALLSWDDVLAVQSLYGKPLGGSVAVQLPGKLFTDFETWDSHSPQGRRPETQGPKYCHSSFDAITVDRQQQLYIFKGSHFWEVAADGNVSEPRPLQERWVGLPPNIEAAAVSLNDGDFYFFKGGRCWRFRGPKPVWGLPQLCRAGGLPRHPDAALFFPPLRRLILFKGARYYVLARGGLQVEPYYPRSLQDWGGIPEEVSGALPRPDGSIIFFRDDRYWRLDQAKLRATTSGRWATELPWMGCWHANSGSALF; encoded by the exons ATGACTCGTCCCCGCTGCGGGGTTACAGATACCAACAGTTATGCGGCCTGGGCTGAGAGGATCAGTGACTTGTTTGCTAGACACCGGACCAAAATGAGGCGTAAGAAACGCTTTGCAAAGCAAG GTAACAAATGGTACAAGCAGCACCTCTCCTACCGCCTGGTGAACTGGCCTGAGCATCTGCCGGAGCCGGCAGTTCGGGGCGCCGTGCGCGCCGCCTTCCAGTTGTGGAGCAACGTCTCAGCGCTGGAGTTCTGGGAGGCCCCAGCCACAGGCCCCGCTGACATCCGGCTCACCTTCTTCCAAGGGGACCACAACGATGGGCTGGGCAATGCCTTTGATGGCCCAG GGGGCGCCCTGGCGCACGCCTTCCTGCCCCGCCGCGGCGAAGCGCACTTCGACCAAGATGAGCGCTGGTCCCTGAGCCGCCGCCGCGGGCGCAACCTGTTCGTGGTGCTGGCGCACGAGATCGGTCACACGCTTGGCCTCACCCACTCGCCCGCGCCGCGCGCGCTCATGGCGCCCTACTACAAGAGGCTGGGCCGCGACGCGCTGCTCAGCTGGGACGACGTGCTGGCCGTGCAGAGCCTGTATG GGAAGCCCCTAGGGGGCTCAGTGGCCGTCCAGCTCCCAGGAAAGCTGTTCACTGACTTTGAGACCTGGGACTCCCACAGCCCCCAAGGAAGGCGCCCTGAAACGCAGGGCCCTAAATACTGCCACTCTTCCTTCGATGCCATCACTGTAG ACAGGCAACAGcaactgtacatttttaaagggaGCCATTTCTGGGAGGTGGCAGCTGATGGCAACGTCTCAGAACCCCGTCCACTGCAGGAAAGATGGGTCGGGCTGCCCCCCAACATTGAGGCTGCGGCAGTGTCATTGAATGATGGAGATTTCTACTTCTTCAAAG GGGGTCGATGCTGGAGGTTCCGGGGCCCCAAGCCAGTGTGGGGTCTCCCACAGCTGTGCCGGGCAGGGGGCCTGCCCCGCCATCCCGATGCCgccctcttcttccctcctctgcGCCGCCTCATCCTCTTCAAGGGTGCCCGCTACTACGTGCTGGCCCGAGGGGGACTGCAAGTGGAGCCCTACTACCCCCGAAGTCTGCAGGACTGGGGAGGCATCCCTGAGGAGGTCAGCGGCGCCCTGCCGAGGCCCGATGGCTCCATCATCTTCTTCCGAGATGACCGCTACTGGCGCCTCGACCAGGCCAAACTGCGGGCGACCACCTCGGGCCGCTGGGCCACCGAGCTGCCCTGGATGGGCTGCTGGCATGCCAACTCGGGGAGCGCCCTGTTCTGA
- the C19H17orf50 gene encoding uncharacterized protein C17orf50 homolog — protein sequence MDKHGVKTPLWKKETEELRAEEAEQEEGKEGSEDEDEDNQRPLEDSATEGEEPPRVAEEGEGRERRSVFYCPLRQESSTQQVALLRRADSGFWGWLGPLALLGGLTAPTDRKRSLPEEPCVLEIRRRPPRRGGCACCELLFCKKCRSLHSHPVYVAHCVLDHPDLGKAGAAGSS from the exons ATGGATAAGCATG GTGTGAAGACCCCCTTATGGAAGAAGGAAACGGAAGAGCTCCGGGCCGAGGAGGCGGagcaagaggaagggaaggaggggtcGGAGGACGAGGACGAGGACAACCAGAGGCCGCTGGAGGACAGCGCGACGGAGGGCGAGGAGCCGCCGCGGGTGGCGGAGGAGGGTGAAGGCCGCGAGCGGCGCTCAGTGTTCTACTGCCCGCTGCGCCAGGAGTCCAGCACCCAGCAGGTGGCGCTGCTGCGGCGCGCGGACAGCGGCTTCTGGGGCTGGCTCGGCCCCTTAGCGCTGCTGGGCGGCCTAACAGCTCCCACCGACAG GAAGCGGAGCCTCCCGGAGGAGCCGTGCGTGCTGGAGATCCGGCGACGGCCGCCGCGCCGCGGGGGCTGTGCTTGCTGCGAGCTCCTCTTCTGCAAGAAATGCAGGAGTCTGCACAGCCACCCAGTCTATGTGGCGCACTGCGTTCTGGATCACCCGGATCTGGGTAAGGCGGGGGCCGCTGGGAGCTCCTGA